A stretch of Candidatus Eisenbacteria bacterium DNA encodes these proteins:
- a CDS encoding polysaccharide deacetylase family protein: MSAPGSRLRNSIRWLVGSTSTALGLPSRYAIRRRLGGKYGIILGYHRVIPDEEPFSPYRIGMARSQFERQALWIATRHEAVDLEEMLWWIASDRVPAHDLVALTFDDGYRDNLTVAAPVLSRLGLPATFYVTAAGILGTGPLWTDLLAQTILRTDAPELALSIDGRPLAWSLADDERRAVCCDALIRLIQRRPIAEIGGIVERVGQLLEIAPARAGAGAPTLLTAEDVRALASSGFSIGSHTISHTYLPGEPPEVQRREIEDSKRIIEDALRAPVRDFCYPGGGHDERSRRLAKEAGYRSATTWEAGIVGSGDDPYRLCRKGIGEALARNPLGRFSSMLMEAEVSGFMRRALRRRRARRAEVACADSPPPGR, translated from the coding sequence ATGAGCGCTCCCGGGTCGCGGCTCCGCAACTCGATTCGCTGGCTCGTCGGCTCGACGTCGACGGCGCTCGGCCTTCCCTCCAGGTATGCGATCCGACGCCGGCTCGGCGGGAAGTACGGGATCATCTTGGGGTACCACCGCGTCATTCCGGACGAGGAGCCCTTCTCTCCCTACAGGATCGGGATGGCCCGATCGCAGTTCGAGCGGCAGGCCTTGTGGATCGCGACCCGCCACGAGGCGGTGGATCTGGAGGAGATGCTCTGGTGGATCGCGTCGGATCGCGTGCCGGCCCACGATCTGGTGGCGCTGACCTTCGACGACGGCTACCGCGACAACTTGACCGTGGCCGCGCCCGTCCTGTCGAGGCTCGGGCTGCCCGCCACTTTCTACGTGACGGCGGCGGGGATCCTGGGGACCGGCCCCCTGTGGACCGATCTCCTGGCTCAGACGATCCTGCGGACCGATGCGCCGGAACTCGCGCTCTCGATCGACGGACGACCCCTCGCCTGGAGCCTGGCGGATGACGAGAGACGGGCGGTCTGCTGCGACGCCCTGATCCGTCTCATCCAGCGGCGTCCGATCGCCGAGATCGGCGGGATCGTCGAGCGGGTGGGACAGCTTCTCGAGATCGCGCCGGCGCGGGCCGGAGCCGGGGCTCCCACCCTCCTCACCGCTGAGGATGTCCGCGCGCTCGCCTCCTCCGGCTTCTCGATCGGATCCCATACGATCTCGCACACTTATCTTCCGGGCGAGCCGCCCGAGGTTCAGAGGCGCGAGATCGAGGATTCGAAGCGGATCATAGAGGACGCGCTCCGCGCGCCGGTGCGCGACTTCTGCTACCCGGGAGGCGGACACGACGAGAGATCTCGGCGCCTCGCAAAGGAGGCGGGGTATCGCTCCGCGACCACGTGGGAAGCGGGGATCGTCGGGTCCGGGGACGACCCCTATCGCCTCTGCCGGAAAGGGATCGGGGAGGCTCTGGCCCGGAATCCACTCGGGCGCTTCTCGTCTATGCTGATGGAGGCGGAGGTCTCCGGGTTCATGAGGCGGGCGTTGCGCCGGCGGCGGGCGCGGCGCGCCGAGGTTGCCTGTGCGGATTCTCCTCCGCCCGGCCGATAA
- a CDS encoding glycosyltransferase family 4 protein, with the protein MKVAMVAQYPEDPERIPSGIAGVTVALVSALALLPDLEIEVVVPAAAVDAERTSRSGRIKVHHLPRSRRWGPGIGYAWISPRQVARKLSEIDHDIVHIQNWAHLVPHRGRPALLTIHGIQERDIAYRGRFRSVRSYVMGRLEARGRRRARNLIVINPYVAEVLGSTVGSRTWSIDNPVDDSFFEIRRAPVPGRILAVGRITPLKNVGGLIAAFARIARERPDAELSIVGGGLETAYGASCRNLAERLGIASRVRFLGLLSRAETMREAAAASCLAHCSFQENAPLAIAEAMAAGLPVVASRVGGIPYMVEDGLSGILVDPKSDASIAGALLRVIGGSDAEAMSRKARAVAEERFRSSTVASRTRAVYEEILAERNGGA; encoded by the coding sequence ATGAAGGTCGCCATGGTGGCCCAGTACCCCGAGGACCCCGAACGGATCCCGAGCGGGATTGCCGGCGTCACCGTGGCCCTCGTCAGTGCTTTGGCCCTCCTCCCGGACCTCGAGATCGAGGTCGTCGTGCCGGCCGCCGCGGTCGACGCCGAGCGAACCTCTCGATCGGGCAGGATCAAGGTGCACCATCTGCCGAGATCGCGCCGCTGGGGGCCCGGCATCGGATATGCCTGGATCAGTCCCCGTCAGGTCGCCCGCAAGCTGTCGGAAATCGATCATGACATCGTGCATATCCAGAACTGGGCCCACCTCGTCCCTCATCGGGGCCGACCGGCGCTGCTGACGATCCATGGGATACAGGAGCGAGACATCGCCTACAGGGGGAGATTCCGATCGGTCCGCTCCTACGTGATGGGGCGGCTCGAGGCGCGCGGGAGACGGCGGGCCCGCAATCTGATCGTCATCAACCCCTACGTCGCCGAGGTCCTGGGGAGCACCGTCGGCTCGCGGACATGGAGCATCGACAATCCGGTCGACGACTCCTTCTTCGAGATCCGACGGGCGCCGGTTCCGGGCCGCATCCTCGCCGTCGGGAGGATCACTCCGCTCAAGAATGTCGGGGGTCTCATCGCGGCCTTCGCCCGGATCGCCCGGGAGAGGCCGGATGCGGAGCTGTCGATCGTGGGGGGTGGCCTTGAGACCGCCTACGGAGCGAGCTGCCGGAATCTCGCCGAGCGCCTCGGCATCGCTTCCAGAGTGCGCTTCCTGGGCTTGCTATCCCGCGCCGAGACCATGCGCGAGGCGGCGGCCGCCTCCTGTCTCGCTCATTGCTCGTTCCAGGAGAATGCGCCGCTCGCGATCGCGGAAGCGATGGCGGCGGGCCTGCCTGTGGTGGCCTCGCGCGTCGGGGGGATCCCTTACATGGTCGAGGACGGGCTGAGCGGGATCCTCGTCGACCCCAAGTCCGACGCATCGATCGCGGGCGCGCTCCTACGCGTCATTGGCGGATCGGACGCGGAAGCGATGTCGCGGAAGGCCCGCGCCGTCGCCGAGGAGAGATTCAGGTCCTCGACCGTCGCCTCAAGGACGCGCGCGGTCTACGAGGAGATCCTGGCCGAGAGAAACGGAGGAGCATGA
- a CDS encoding D-alanyl-D-alanine carboxypeptidase, whose translation MRISRIMALLAPLLLLLASASASWQLDLSPARCVSAIMIEPTSGLILYEKEADLPRAPASIAKLMLELVVLERVDSGEIRLDEPIRVSAWASKIGGSQVYLAEGEAFTLEELLKAVVISSANDACVAVAEHVAGSAEGFVDLMNARARELGLANTSYINVHGLDDEPGQGNVTTARDIAAIARHLVEMSHVLEWSSIEEDYFRGGTFKLDNTNKLLGQYQGLDGLKTGYTRKAGFCLCATAQRGGMRLITVVLGAESNRLRFQESARLLSAGFSQLRKSVLLAGGQPVPGGVPIMGGRKTRVEAVAAAPLAVVLPRRVDPPRTVLVPARGLRAPIQRGDTVGVVEARLEEGGVVSVPVVAAAEVKRATIFQTIARALGGGRS comes from the coding sequence GTGCGGATCTCGAGGATCATGGCCCTTCTCGCTCCGCTCCTCCTGCTCCTCGCTTCCGCCTCCGCCTCCTGGCAGCTCGATCTGAGCCCGGCCCGCTGCGTCAGCGCCATCATGATCGAGCCGACGAGCGGCCTCATCCTCTACGAGAAGGAAGCCGATCTCCCGCGGGCCCCCGCGAGCATCGCGAAGCTCATGCTGGAGCTCGTCGTCCTGGAGCGGGTCGATAGCGGGGAGATCCGCCTCGACGAGCCGATCCGCGTCTCCGCCTGGGCCAGCAAGATCGGGGGCTCGCAAGTCTATCTCGCCGAAGGGGAGGCCTTCACGCTCGAGGAGCTCCTCAAGGCGGTCGTGATCTCCTCGGCCAACGACGCGTGTGTCGCCGTGGCCGAGCATGTCGCGGGATCAGCGGAAGGGTTCGTCGATCTCATGAATGCCCGGGCGCGGGAACTCGGGCTCGCCAACACGAGCTACATCAACGTGCACGGCCTCGATGACGAGCCGGGGCAAGGGAACGTGACCACGGCCCGCGACATCGCCGCGATCGCCCGGCACCTCGTCGAGATGTCCCACGTCCTCGAATGGTCGAGCATCGAGGAGGACTACTTCCGCGGCGGGACGTTCAAGCTGGACAACACGAACAAGCTGCTCGGCCAGTACCAAGGGCTGGACGGGCTCAAGACCGGCTACACGAGAAAAGCGGGATTCTGCCTCTGCGCGACGGCGCAGCGCGGCGGGATGCGGTTGATCACCGTCGTCCTGGGGGCGGAGTCGAACAGGCTGCGCTTCCAGGAATCGGCCCGGCTCCTGAGCGCAGGCTTCTCCCAGTTGCGCAAGAGCGTCCTCCTCGCGGGAGGACAGCCGGTTCCCGGCGGGGTGCCGATCATGGGCGGACGCAAGACCCGCGTCGAGGCGGTCGCCGCCGCTCCGCTGGCGGTCGTGCTCCCGAGGCGGGTCGATCCTCCGAGGACCGTTCTCGTTCCCGCCAGGGGGCTGCGCGCCCCGATCCAGCGGGGCGACACCGTGGGCGTCGTCGAGGCGCGTCTCGAGGAGGGAGGCGTGGTCAGCGTTCCCGTGGTGGCCGCGGCGGAGGTCAAGAGGGCGACGATCTTCCAGACGATTGCCCGGGCTCTCGGCGGGGGGCGCTCCTGA
- a CDS encoding D-alanyl-D-alanine carboxypeptidase, with translation MRRPGRAPRLARLVPLALVFLGLLLTLHEDALAGRARKQKRRPPRRSAAVQRGPTFDAALVIDSANGTVLFQKDPHAQRTPASLAKMMLELIALESIREGEISIDDIVTVTPEAKKVRGTRVRLRPGEAVTAGDLLKATVIASANDAAIALATHICGSTEACVARMNRRARELGMLSTRYENVHGLDKGGEPGNVTTAWDLAILARRLIDLPEALDLSSTVEATIRSKQRIHTTNRLLTRFPGCDGLKTGYTGRAGHCLVATAERDGIRLISVVLGASGNRRRFAESADLMSKAFAEWQKVRVVAKGQDLGEDLAVRMGSRDSVPLVAGDDLDVLVPAKRAGQIRVAIAAPPSTRAPIAEGWTLGRVQVLVGDSVAAECAALAGTTVPRSSVARRLNEMLQP, from the coding sequence ATGCGCCGGCCGGGCCGCGCTCCGCGCCTCGCCCGTCTTGTTCCGCTGGCGCTCGTCTTCCTCGGGCTCCTCCTGACCTTGCACGAGGACGCCCTCGCGGGCCGCGCCCGCAAGCAGAAGCGCCGCCCTCCGCGGCGGAGCGCCGCGGTCCAGCGTGGCCCGACCTTCGACGCGGCGCTCGTGATCGACTCGGCGAACGGAACCGTCCTCTTTCAGAAAGACCCTCACGCGCAGCGGACCCCGGCCAGTCTGGCCAAGATGATGCTCGAGCTGATCGCTCTGGAGTCGATCCGGGAGGGGGAGATCTCCATCGACGACATCGTGACCGTCACCCCGGAGGCGAAGAAGGTCCGCGGCACCCGTGTGCGCCTGCGGCCCGGGGAAGCGGTCACGGCGGGCGACCTGCTCAAGGCCACCGTGATCGCCTCGGCCAACGACGCGGCAATCGCGCTGGCGACCCACATTTGCGGCTCCACGGAGGCCTGCGTGGCGCGGATGAACCGCCGCGCGCGCGAGCTGGGCATGCTCTCGACGCGCTACGAGAATGTCCACGGCCTGGACAAGGGAGGCGAGCCGGGCAATGTGACGACGGCCTGGGACCTTGCGATCCTCGCCCGCCGGCTGATCGACCTGCCGGAGGCGCTGGATCTCTCGAGCACGGTGGAGGCGACGATCCGCAGCAAGCAGAGGATCCATACGACCAACCGGCTACTCACGCGCTTCCCGGGTTGCGACGGCTTGAAGACCGGCTACACGGGGCGGGCGGGGCACTGCCTCGTGGCCACGGCCGAGCGGGACGGGATACGGCTGATCTCCGTGGTTCTCGGCGCATCCGGCAATCGAAGGCGCTTCGCGGAGTCCGCCGATCTCATGAGCAAGGCCTTTGCGGAGTGGCAGAAGGTCCGCGTCGTCGCCAAGGGACAGGACCTCGGGGAGGATCTCGCGGTCCGGATGGGATCCAGGGACTCGGTGCCGCTCGTCGCCGGGGATGATCTCGATGTCCTCGTGCCCGCGAAGCGAGCGGGCCAGATCAGAGTGGCGATCGCCGCGCCCCCCAGCACCCGCGCTCCGATCGCGGAGGGATGGACGCTCGGCCGGGTGCAGGTCCTGGTGGGCGACAGCGTCGCGGCGGAATGCGCGGCGCTCGCGGGGACGACCGTTCCCCGCTCGTCCGTGGCGCGGCGGCTCAACGAGATGCTCCAACCCTAG
- a CDS encoding FAD-dependent thymidylate synthase translates to MEVRLAGQNIDRDLLLEIRAALRLAARIPGGLSPEGDAARAEAERLLAADNWTPETLSAAYARISRDPRPVHELRAAARREVDAARRSNSKIIFGLGHASVAEHAVFNLDILGISRLCVEEIEKMRLCSYTEKSQRYILLDEDFVVPEEARAAGIEADFRKLLREQNEFYRNAYETLRPWILGRHAAGAGSQSETRRLEGLAKEDARYGLSMATTVQLGETINARNLEALIARSAAHPLAELKSFARLLRQAVQDVAPSVVKHTEPSEHLRRTPEALREVAAGTGGDGTAGGDVVLLDCPEDAEARVVGAILHTYGARDARACRRRAQELGPEGRLGLIRTALERLSPHDSVLREFEHASLCFELVVSAACFAQLKRHRMATLTAQEYDPALGVTMPPSFESTGLAEPFEKLRASTESLHDRLRAAAGPRVAPYVLLNAHRRRVLWRVSARELYHVARLRCDAHAQWDIRRMCDAAISLARERIPSLLLLACGKDRFEEVRRSVFPESA, encoded by the coding sequence GTGGAAGTCCGTCTGGCGGGGCAGAACATCGACAGGGACCTCCTGCTCGAGATCAGGGCGGCCCTTCGCCTCGCCGCGCGCATTCCCGGCGGCCTATCGCCCGAAGGCGATGCCGCGCGGGCGGAGGCGGAGCGGCTTCTGGCGGCGGACAACTGGACCCCCGAGACCCTCTCGGCCGCCTACGCGAGAATCAGCCGCGACCCGCGTCCGGTTCACGAGCTGCGCGCAGCCGCGAGGAGAGAGGTGGACGCGGCCCGCCGGTCGAACAGCAAGATCATCTTCGGGCTCGGTCACGCCTCCGTGGCCGAGCACGCCGTCTTCAATCTCGACATTCTCGGGATCTCCAGACTCTGCGTCGAGGAGATCGAGAAGATGCGCCTCTGCTCCTACACCGAGAAGTCGCAGCGCTACATCCTGCTCGACGAGGACTTCGTCGTTCCGGAGGAGGCGCGGGCCGCCGGAATCGAGGCAGACTTCAGGAAGCTGCTGCGGGAGCAGAACGAGTTCTATAGGAACGCGTACGAGACGCTGCGTCCCTGGATTCTCGGCCGGCACGCCGCGGGCGCGGGATCGCAGAGCGAGACGCGCCGCCTCGAGGGGCTCGCGAAGGAGGATGCGCGCTACGGCCTCTCGATGGCGACCACCGTCCAGCTCGGGGAGACGATCAACGCGCGCAACCTCGAGGCCTTGATCGCGAGGAGCGCGGCTCATCCGCTGGCGGAGCTCAAGTCCTTCGCGAGGTTGCTGCGCCAAGCGGTTCAGGATGTCGCTCCTTCGGTAGTGAAGCACACCGAGCCCTCGGAGCACCTCCGCCGCACGCCGGAGGCGCTGCGGGAAGTCGCGGCGGGGACCGGCGGCGACGGAACGGCGGGCGGAGACGTCGTCCTGCTCGACTGTCCCGAGGATGCCGAGGCGCGCGTGGTGGGGGCGATTCTCCATACCTACGGCGCGAGGGACGCCCGCGCGTGCAGGAGACGCGCGCAGGAGCTTGGCCCCGAGGGACGTCTCGGTCTGATTCGGACCGCTCTAGAGAGACTCTCGCCGCATGACTCCGTCCTGCGCGAGTTCGAGCACGCCTCGCTCTGCTTCGAGCTGGTCGTCTCTGCGGCCTGTTTCGCGCAACTCAAGAGGCACAGGATGGCCACCCTGACCGCCCAGGAGTACGATCCGGCGCTCGGAGTCACGATGCCCCCGTCATTCGAATCGACCGGCCTCGCGGAGCCGTTCGAGAAGCTGCGAGCGAGCACCGAGTCTCTTCATGACCGGCTGCGCGCGGCCGCCGGCCCCCGCGTCGCCCCCTACGTCCTGCTGAACGCGCATCGAAGAAGGGTCCTCTGGCGGGTGAGCGCCAGGGAGCTCTATCACGTCGCCCGCCTGCGCTGCGATGCCCACGCGCAGTGGGACATCCGGCGAATGTGCGACGCGGCGATCTCGCTCGCCCGTGAGCGGATCCCGTCCCTGCTGCTGCTCGCCTGCGGGAAGGACCGATTCGAAGAAGTGCGGCGCTCGGTGTTTCCCGAATCGGCGTGA
- a CDS encoding hydrolase → MLHRNQAVLVVVDVQSKLLPAIHDAPGMLTQIARLIRGFRIVGAPVLITEQYRRGLGETDPGIVEAIREGAPGAGVRHPFEPIEKMTFSCMLHEPFRSALDATGRRQVVLCGMETHVCVHQTALHLLEQGYHVEIATDAVSSRSPVNREVGIERLVEEGVKRTCVEMAIFEMLEACGNDPFKTWVQLIR, encoded by the coding sequence ATGCTTCACAGGAATCAGGCGGTGCTCGTGGTCGTGGATGTCCAGTCCAAGCTCCTCCCCGCCATCCACGATGCCCCGGGAATGCTCACCCAGATCGCCCGGCTGATCCGCGGATTCCGGATCGTCGGGGCGCCGGTTCTGATCACCGAGCAGTACCGCAGGGGGCTCGGGGAGACCGACCCAGGCATCGTCGAGGCGATCCGCGAAGGCGCTCCCGGCGCCGGGGTCCGGCACCCCTTCGAGCCGATCGAGAAGATGACCTTCTCGTGCATGCTGCACGAGCCCTTCCGCAGTGCCCTCGATGCGACGGGGCGCCGTCAGGTCGTCCTCTGCGGGATGGAAACCCACGTCTGCGTCCATCAGACCGCTCTCCACCTCCTCGAGCAGGGATACCACGTGGAGATCGCGACCGACGCCGTCTCCTCTCGCTCGCCCGTCAACAGGGAGGTCGGGATCGAGCGCCTCGTGGAGGAAGGCGTGAAGCGCACCTGCGTCGAGATGGCGATCTTCGAGATGCTCGAGGCGTGCGGGAACGATCCGTTCAAGACCTGGGTCCAGCTCATCCGGTAG
- a CDS encoding peroxiredoxin produces MSVRVGQMAPDFKMQALVGKEFREISLAEYRGKWVVLFFYPLDFTFVCPTEVTQFSDRHEEFAALDAVVVGGSTDSVFSHQAWTKQIGELKYPLFSDLTRETSRRYGVLMEEKGIALRGTFIVDPEGKLRWSVIHDLGVGRNTDEVLRVLQALQTGENCPVNWKPGQKTLGK; encoded by the coding sequence ATGAGTGTTCGTGTCGGACAGATGGCGCCCGACTTCAAGATGCAGGCGCTCGTGGGCAAGGAGTTCCGTGAAATCAGCCTGGCCGAATACCGCGGGAAGTGGGTGGTTCTGTTCTTCTATCCGCTCGACTTCACGTTCGTCTGCCCTACCGAAGTGACGCAGTTCAGCGACAGGCACGAGGAGTTCGCCGCCCTCGACGCGGTCGTCGTCGGCGGGAGCACCGACAGCGTTTTCTCGCACCAGGCGTGGACGAAGCAGATCGGCGAGTTGAAGTATCCGCTCTTCAGCGACCTGACGCGCGAGACTTCCCGGCGCTACGGCGTCCTGATGGAGGAGAAGGGGATCGCCCTTCGCGGGACTTTCATCGTCGATCCGGAGGGGAAGCTGCGCTGGTCGGTGATCCACGACCTCGGCGTGGGCCGGAACACCGATGAAGTCCTTCGCGTTCTTCAGGCGCTCCAGACGGGCGAGAACTGCCCGGTCAACTGGAAGCCCGGACAGAAGACCCTCGGGAAGTAG
- a CDS encoding amidohydrolase codes for MVFFRRDLHAHPELGFKETRTAAKIAERLSESYGNVRTGIARTGVSALLEPPGASGRAILFRADMDALPVQEESASDYASRVPGVMHACGHDGHIAILLHAARLAARSPASIRGAVRFVFQPAEEGPGGAAPMIQEGILKDPPIEAAFGLHLWSGLPTGRVAVTSGPMMAAADEFDLIVHGRGGHGAYPHEAVDAVVVASQIVVALQTVVSRNADPIQTAVLSIGQFNAGQAFNVIAETAHLRGTIRAFRSDVREKLIRRLREVSEGVAAALGARCEFVFKEHYPPTVNDPRMADFAAALAAEVVGPENVVRDLVSMGGEDMSFFLREVPGAYLFLGAGNDAGGTAHPHHSPRFDFDEEAMPIGVEIFLRIMEGYWTAFPERPTGAPGAPAAL; via the coding sequence ATGGTCTTCTTCCGACGCGATCTTCACGCCCACCCGGAGCTCGGCTTCAAGGAGACTCGAACCGCGGCGAAGATCGCAGAGCGCCTGTCGGAATCGTACGGGAATGTGCGGACCGGGATCGCCCGAACCGGCGTTTCGGCCTTGCTCGAGCCTCCGGGCGCGTCGGGCCGGGCGATTCTCTTCAGGGCGGACATGGACGCCCTGCCGGTTCAGGAGGAGAGCGCCTCCGACTACGCCTCCCGCGTCCCCGGCGTGATGCACGCCTGCGGCCACGACGGGCACATCGCGATCCTGCTCCACGCGGCCCGCCTCGCGGCGCGATCGCCCGCCTCGATTCGGGGGGCGGTCCGCTTCGTCTTCCAGCCCGCGGAGGAAGGGCCCGGCGGCGCGGCGCCGATGATCCAGGAAGGGATCCTGAAGGACCCTCCGATCGAGGCCGCCTTCGGGCTCCACTTGTGGAGCGGCCTGCCGACGGGAAGAGTCGCCGTGACCTCGGGGCCGATGATGGCGGCTGCCGACGAGTTCGACCTCATCGTCCACGGAAGAGGCGGACACGGGGCCTACCCGCACGAGGCGGTCGACGCCGTGGTCGTCGCGAGCCAGATCGTGGTCGCGCTGCAGACGGTGGTCTCGCGAAACGCCGATCCGATCCAGACGGCAGTCCTCTCGATCGGGCAGTTCAACGCGGGACAGGCCTTCAACGTGATCGCCGAGACCGCGCATCTGCGCGGCACGATCCGCGCCTTTCGGAGCGACGTTCGCGAGAAGCTGATCCGCCGGCTGCGCGAGGTTTCGGAGGGAGTGGCCGCGGCTCTAGGCGCCCGATGCGAGTTCGTCTTCAAGGAGCACTACCCGCCGACCGTGAACGACCCCCGAATGGCGGACTTCGCGGCCGCCCTCGCCGCGGAGGTCGTCGGCCCTGAGAACGTCGTGCGCGATCTCGTCTCGATGGGCGGCGAGGATATGAGCTTCTTCCTGCGGGAAGTTCCGGGTGCCTATCTCTTTCTCGGCGCGGGGAATGACGCCGGGGGAACCGCCCACCCTCATCACAGCCCGCGGTTCGACTTCGACGAGGAGGCGATGCCGATCGGCGTCGAGATCTTCCTGAGGATCATGGAAGGATACTGGACGGCCTTCCCGGAGCGGCCGACCGGCGCCCCGGGCGCGCCGGCCGCCCTCTAG